Proteins from one Triticum aestivum cultivar Chinese Spring chromosome 7A, IWGSC CS RefSeq v2.1, whole genome shotgun sequence genomic window:
- the LOC123150120 gene encoding 6-phosphogluconate dehydrogenase, decarboxylating 1, producing MALTRIDLAGLAVMGQNLALNIAEKGFPISIYNRTTSKVDETVQRAKLEGNLPLYGFHDPASFVNSIQKPRVVIMFVKAGAPVDQTIAMLAAHLEQGDCIVDRGNEWYENTERREKAMEERGLLYLGMGVSGGEEGACHGPSMMPGGSLEAYQYIEEHGLLYLGMGVFGGEEGARHGPSMTPRGPSHLHRQPHLLA from the coding sequence ATGGCTCTCACCAGAATTGATCTTGCTGGCCTCGCCGTCATGGGGCAGAACCTTGCCCTCAACATTGCAGAGAAAGGCTTCCCCATCTCTATCTACAACAGGACCACCTCCAAGGTCGATGAGACCGTTCAGCGCGCCAAGCTAGAAGGAAACCTTCCTCTCTACGGTTTCCATGACCCTGCATCCTTCGTCAACTCCATTCAGAAGCCACGTGTCGTCATCATGTTTGTCAAGGCCGGCGCTCCGGTTGACCAGACCATCGCAATGCTCGCGGCACACCTGGAGCAGGGTGACTGCATCGTTGACAGAGGAAACGAGTGGTATGAGAACAcggaaaggagggagaaggcgaTGGAGGAGCGTGGACTCCTCTACCTCGGGATGGGTGTTTCCGGAGGTGAGGAGGGTGCCTGCCATGGCCCCTCCATGATGCCTGGAGGCTCGCTGGAGGCATACCAGTACATTGAGGAGCATGGACTCCTCTACCTCGGGATGGGTGTTTTCGGAGGTGAGGAGGGTGCCCGCCATGGCCCCTCCATGACTCCTCGAGGCCCGTCTCATCTCCATCGCCAgccccacctcctcgcatga